The following coding sequences lie in one candidate division KSB1 bacterium genomic window:
- a CDS encoding response regulator has protein sequence MEEALRKKILVIEDDAFTRELLEMELKDAGYEVLTAGDGKSGVEAVYSSQPDLVLLDIMMPHIDGLEVLRTLRSDPKLSGLPVILISARGEVDDKLAGLAEGANDYVTKPFDIREVLARVAVQFRLKELETRAVEAERLRAALEMAGAAVHELSQPLSGAVGHVYLMLTGEEAPDGRMLVSKEDLQATEACLRRASEILRKMQSIRRYTVTEYRDGVMIVDIYGASDER, from the coding sequence ATGGAAGAAGCCTTGCGGAAGAAGATCCTCGTCATTGAGGACGACGCCTTCACCCGCGAACTCCTCGAGATGGAACTGAAGGACGCCGGCTATGAGGTGCTTACGGCCGGAGACGGTAAAAGCGGTGTCGAGGCGGTGTACAGCAGTCAGCCGGACCTGGTACTGCTGGACATCATGATGCCTCATATCGATGGCCTTGAGGTGCTTCGGACGCTGCGCTCCGACCCCAAGCTGAGCGGGCTTCCCGTCATCCTGATTTCCGCGCGCGGCGAAGTGGACGACAAGCTGGCGGGACTTGCCGAGGGAGCCAACGACTACGTGACCAAACCTTTCGACATCCGGGAGGTCCTGGCGCGGGTAGCAGTGCAGTTTCGGCTGAAGGAGTTGGAGACCAGGGCCGTGGAGGCAGAGCGGCTCCGAGCCGCCTTGGAAATGGCCGGGGCCGCCGTTCACGAACTGAGCCAGCCTCTCTCGGGGGCTGTGGGCCACGTGTACCTGATGCTGACGGGCGAAGAGGCCCCGGATGGCCGTATGCTCGTAAGCAAGGAAGACCTGCAGGCTACCGAGGCCTGCCTACGGCGCGCGAGCGAGATCCTCCGCAAGATGCAGTCCATCCGTCGCTATACGGTGACCGAGTACCGCGACGGGGTGATGATCGTCGACATTTACGGGGCCAGCGATGAGCGCTGA